A genomic stretch from Bradyrhizobium sp. 195 includes:
- a CDS encoding RidA family protein: MTTPKGPQLAVLPTAADDDTRSRVQVLQPSGWPMPKGYANGMAAEGRIVVTGGVIGWDAEERLAEGFVAQVHQTLSNIAAIMAEAGARPEHLVRLTWYVVDMEEYLSNLKELGKIYRAIFGAHYPAMALVQVVRLVEKAARVEIEATAVIPR; encoded by the coding sequence GTGACGACGCCGAAGGGCCCGCAGCTCGCGGTGCTGCCGACCGCAGCCGACGATGACACCCGTTCGCGGGTGCAGGTGCTCCAGCCGTCGGGGTGGCCGATGCCGAAGGGCTATGCCAATGGCATGGCCGCCGAGGGCCGCATCGTCGTCACCGGCGGGGTGATCGGCTGGGATGCCGAAGAGCGTCTCGCGGAAGGCTTCGTTGCGCAGGTGCACCAGACCCTGAGCAACATCGCCGCTATCATGGCCGAGGCCGGTGCGCGACCAGAGCACCTCGTGCGGTTGACCTGGTACGTCGTCGACATGGAAGAGTACCTGTCGAACTTGAAGGAGCTCGGCAAGATCTACCGTGCGATTTTCGGGGCGCATTACCCCGCGATGGCACTGGTGCAGGTGGTGCGCCTCGTCGAGAAGGCGGCGCGCGTCGAGATCGAGGCCACCGCCGTCATTCCGCGCTGA
- a CDS encoding cupin domain-containing protein — translation MKSEITGITRANEGIQGISWNILGQTYVPKSNTEHSFSWHATLPPGTFVPPHIHPDQDEYLYMLEGKLDFVLGNSESQATAGDLIRLGMGVPHGIFNKSEQTAKVLFWVSPTKKLFDLFWGLHNMKEQKPEDVVAMAAEFNIHFLPPPPGAG, via the coding sequence ATGAAGAGTGAAATCACCGGCATCACGCGGGCCAATGAAGGGATCCAGGGCATTTCCTGGAACATCCTCGGCCAGACCTATGTGCCGAAGAGCAATACCGAGCACAGCTTCTCCTGGCATGCGACCTTGCCGCCGGGCACGTTCGTGCCGCCGCACATCCATCCCGACCAGGATGAGTATCTCTACATGCTCGAGGGCAAGCTCGACTTCGTGCTCGGCAATTCGGAGTCGCAGGCGACCGCGGGCGATTTGATCCGGCTCGGCATGGGCGTGCCGCACGGCATCTTCAACAAGTCGGAGCAGACCGCAAAGGTGCTGTTCTGGGTGTCGCCGACCAAAAAGCTGTTCGACCTGTTCTGGGGCCTTCACAACATGAAGGAGCAGAAGCCGGAGGACGTCGTGGCGATGGCCGCCGAGTTCAACATCCACTTCCTGCCGCCGCCGCCCGGCGCCGGCTAG
- a CDS encoding benzoate-CoA ligase family protein, with protein sequence MANAAKVQVTGSHDGNAATAHVDTFAQQHLPPRELWPEFIFTRPELRYPPRLNCVSYFLDRWVEQGHGNAPCVISPTVSYTYRELQALVNRLANVLVGELGLIPGGRVLLRSANNPMMVATYLAVIKAGGIVVATMPLLRAKELSYPIQKAEIALALCDGKLAEEMEKAKAAAPTLRRVVYWGNGAADSLEALIAGASAEFKAVDTASDDVCLIAFTSGTTGDPKGTMHFHRDMLAVCDGYARNILRAEQKDRFIGSAPLAFTFGFGGVLFPMHIGASFVVLEKTTPDDMLAAIEQYKTTVCFTAPTAYRAMIGKLSGHDISSLRKCVSAGETLPKPTFDAWLKATGIKLMDGIGSTELLHIFISATEDEIRPGATGKPVPGYEAKIVDDEGRGVPPGTMGKLAVRGPTGCRYLADERQRKYVQDGWNITGDTYLMDGDGYFWYQSRSDDMIVSAGYNIAGTDVEAALLTHPAVAECGVVGAPDEARGMIVKAYVVAAPGVTPDAQLVTELQEHVKREIAPYKYPRAIEFVTQLPKTETGKLKRFTLRQLAQAAVTSSGVAVE encoded by the coding sequence ATGGCCAACGCCGCCAAGGTTCAAGTGACGGGCTCGCATGACGGCAACGCTGCGACGGCCCATGTCGATACGTTTGCGCAGCAGCATCTGCCGCCGCGCGAACTCTGGCCCGAGTTCATCTTCACGCGGCCGGAGCTGCGCTATCCGCCTCGATTGAATTGCGTCAGCTACTTCCTCGATCGCTGGGTCGAGCAGGGGCATGGCAATGCGCCCTGCGTCATCAGCCCCACCGTCAGCTACACCTATCGCGAGCTGCAGGCACTCGTGAACCGCCTCGCCAACGTGCTGGTCGGCGAGCTTGGTCTCATCCCCGGCGGGCGCGTGCTGTTGCGCTCGGCCAACAACCCCATGATGGTCGCGACCTATCTCGCGGTCATCAAGGCCGGCGGCATCGTCGTGGCGACGATGCCGCTGCTCCGCGCCAAGGAGCTGTCCTATCCGATTCAGAAGGCGGAGATTGCGCTGGCGCTGTGCGACGGCAAGCTTGCCGAAGAAATGGAGAAGGCGAAAGCGGCTGCGCCGACTCTCAGACGGGTCGTTTATTGGGGCAATGGCGCGGCGGACTCGCTCGAAGCGCTGATTGCCGGCGCTAGCGCGGAATTCAAGGCCGTCGATACCGCCTCGGACGATGTCTGCCTGATCGCTTTCACGTCGGGCACCACAGGCGATCCCAAAGGCACCATGCATTTCCATCGCGACATGCTCGCGGTCTGCGACGGCTATGCGCGCAATATCTTGCGGGCCGAGCAGAAGGATCGCTTCATCGGCTCGGCGCCGCTCGCGTTCACGTTCGGCTTCGGCGGCGTGCTGTTTCCGATGCATATCGGCGCCTCCTTCGTCGTGCTGGAGAAAACGACGCCGGACGACATGCTGGCGGCGATCGAGCAATACAAGACCACGGTCTGCTTCACGGCGCCGACCGCATACCGGGCGATGATCGGCAAGCTGTCGGGCCACGACATCTCCTCGCTTCGCAAATGTGTTTCCGCAGGCGAGACGCTGCCCAAGCCAACCTTCGATGCCTGGCTCAAGGCCACCGGCATCAAACTGATGGACGGCATCGGCTCGACCGAGCTGCTGCACATCTTCATCAGCGCAACCGAGGACGAGATCCGTCCCGGCGCCACCGGAAAGCCCGTGCCGGGCTATGAAGCCAAGATCGTCGATGATGAGGGCCGTGGCGTTCCGCCGGGCACCATGGGGAAGCTCGCGGTGCGCGGGCCGACCGGTTGCCGCTATCTCGCCGACGAGCGCCAGCGCAAATACGTCCAGGACGGCTGGAACATCACCGGCGACACCTATCTGATGGATGGCGACGGCTATTTCTGGTACCAGTCCCGCTCCGACGACATGATCGTGTCGGCGGGCTACAATATCGCCGGCACGGACGTCGAGGCGGCACTGCTCACGCATCCGGCGGTCGCCGAGTGCGGTGTGGTTGGTGCCCCGGACGAGGCGCGCGGCATGATCGTGAAGGCCTATGTCGTCGCGGCGCCCGGCGTGACACCGGACGCGCAGCTGGTGACCGAGTTGCAGGAACATGTCAAACGCGAGATCGCGCCGTACAAATATCCGCGCGCGATCGAGTTCGTGACGCAACTGCCGAAGACCGAGACCGGAAAATTGAAGCGCTTTACCCTGCGGCAACTGGCGCAGGCCGCGGTGACGTCCTCGGGCGTCGCGGTGGAATGA
- a CDS encoding ABC transporter substrate-binding protein has translation MKTQMTLAAATVLLGAAMTPALAEEKIKLGVIVTLSGPAAALGQQVRDGFALAVKDLGSKMGGRDVEVVVVDDELKPDAAVTKAKGLLERDKVDFVIGPIFSNILQAIHRPVTESKTFLISPNAGPSTFAGKDCNPFFYVTSYQNDQVHEILGKVAQDRGYKRMYLMVPNYQAGKDSVAGFKLDYKGEIVEESYMPLNTLDFQPELSKISSQKPDALFTFMPGGLGVNLVKQYRQAGLADSIPVLSAFTVDESTLPAQQDAAVGMFGGANWAPNLDNPQNKKFVASYEAAYNVVPGTYAFQAYDAAMLIDSAVKAVKGDLSNKDAVRTALKKADFTSLRGAFKFNTNGYPIQDFYLTKVAKRSDGKFQTEIVQKVFENYGDRYAKDCKAN, from the coding sequence ATGAAGACGCAAATGACCTTGGCCGCAGCCACCGTGCTGCTTGGCGCCGCGATGACCCCAGCCCTCGCCGAGGAGAAGATCAAGCTGGGCGTGATCGTGACCCTGTCGGGGCCCGCGGCCGCGCTGGGTCAGCAGGTTCGCGACGGCTTTGCGCTCGCGGTGAAGGATCTCGGCAGCAAGATGGGCGGCCGTGACGTCGAGGTCGTCGTGGTCGACGACGAACTGAAGCCGGACGCGGCGGTGACCAAGGCCAAGGGCCTCCTGGAACGCGACAAGGTCGACTTCGTGATCGGCCCGATCTTCTCCAACATCCTGCAGGCGATCCACCGGCCCGTGACGGAATCGAAGACCTTCCTGATCAGCCCCAATGCCGGCCCGTCGACGTTCGCCGGCAAGGACTGCAACCCCTTCTTCTATGTGACCTCGTATCAGAACGATCAGGTGCACGAGATCCTCGGCAAGGTGGCGCAGGATCGCGGCTACAAGCGCATGTACCTGATGGTGCCGAATTATCAGGCCGGCAAGGATTCCGTGGCGGGCTTCAAGCTCGACTACAAGGGCGAGATCGTCGAGGAATCCTACATGCCGCTGAACACGCTGGACTTCCAGCCTGAGTTGTCCAAGATCTCGTCGCAGAAGCCCGATGCCCTCTTCACGTTCATGCCGGGCGGCCTCGGCGTGAATCTGGTCAAGCAATACCGGCAGGCCGGGCTCGCCGACAGCATTCCGGTGCTCTCGGCGTTCACGGTGGATGAATCGACCCTGCCGGCACAGCAGGACGCGGCCGTCGGCATGTTCGGCGGCGCGAACTGGGCTCCCAACCTCGACAATCCCCAGAACAAGAAGTTCGTCGCCTCCTACGAGGCCGCCTACAACGTCGTGCCCGGCACCTACGCCTTCCAGGCGTATGACGCCGCGATGTTGATCGACAGTGCGGTCAAGGCCGTGAAGGGCGATCTCTCGAACAAGGACGCCGTCCGGACCGCGCTGAAGAAGGCCGACTTCACCTCGCTGCGCGGCGCCTTCAAGTTTAACACCAATGGCTATCCGATCCAGGATTTCTATCTGACCAAGGTCGCCAAGCGTTCGGACGGCAAGTTCCAGACCGAGATCGTCCAGAAGGTCTTCGAAAATTATGGCGACCGCTATGCCAAGGACTGCAAGGCGAACTAG
- a CDS encoding MarR family winged helix-turn-helix transcriptional regulator: MPAESDRTEMLDSETKAVETPEDHAEELRLWLRLLTCTTLIEGEVRGRLRQRFDVTLPRFDLMAQLDKAPDGMTLSDVSKRMMVSNGNVTGLVERLVESGHLDRRTSETDRRVQVIRLTKLGRAEFRRMAAEHETWIADLFADLSPKDVRELMRLLAKTKASAQKSAARRRP, translated from the coding sequence ATGCCCGCCGAGAGTGACCGCACCGAGATGCTCGATTCCGAGACCAAGGCCGTCGAAACGCCGGAAGACCACGCCGAAGAGCTTCGGCTGTGGTTGCGCCTCCTGACCTGTACGACCCTGATCGAGGGCGAGGTTCGCGGCCGGCTGCGGCAGCGGTTCGACGTCACGCTGCCCCGCTTCGATCTGATGGCGCAGCTCGACAAGGCGCCCGATGGCATGACGCTGTCCGATGTCTCCAAGCGGATGATGGTGTCGAACGGCAACGTCACCGGTCTCGTCGAGCGCCTCGTGGAATCCGGCCATCTCGATCGACGTACTTCGGAGACGGATCGCCGTGTCCAGGTGATCCGCCTCACGAAGCTCGGCCGCGCCGAGTTCCGCAGGATGGCTGCGGAGCACGAGACCTGGATCGCCGATCTCTTCGCCGATCTCTCGCCGAAGGATGTGCGCGAATTGATGCGCCTCCTCGCCAAGACCAAGGCGTCGGCGCAGAAATCGGCCGCGCGCCGCCGGCCGTAA